GATGCTCGGGATCGGCAGCGACATCGTCGAGGTCGCGCGCATCCGCCTCGCGATCGAGCGCCACGGCGACCGCTTCCTGCAGCGCTGCTTCCGTCCCGACGAGATCGCCCTGGCGGCCAGGCGCGGCGCCCAGGGTGCGGCCACGCTCGCCTCGCGGTGGGCCGCCAAGGAGGCCTTCGTCAAGGCGCTCGGCGCCACCGGTCCCATCGCCTACCGGGACATCGAGGTCGTCCACCGCGACGGGGGCCCGGCGACCCTGCGGCTGCACGGCCTCGCGGCCGCGGCCCTGCGGGAGCGCGGGGGCGGGAACGTCCTGCTGTCCCTCAGCCACGAGCGCGAGATCGCCCTGGCCGTCGTGGTCCTCGACTGACGGCCGCCGCGCCCCGCGGCCCGAGAATCGTCATCCCCGGTCCCGTCATCCCCGATCCCGTCATCCCCTGCTTGCACCGCCGCGGGCCAGCGGTTAGGATGCCCGCGACGTCGCCGAGTCCCGCCGCAACCACGGGGTCCCGCTTGTTCGAACGCGAATTCATGCACCTGGACCTGTACACCCGCGCGCCCTTCGGCGGCAGCCGCCTGACGCTGTTCCCCGACGCGACCGGCCTGCCGACGGCCCTGCTGCAGGTCATCGCGCGGGAGATGGGCACCGGGGAGACCGCCTTCGCGGAGCCCGATCCCGGCGAGGGCAACCGCGCCCGGCTGCGGATCTTCACGCCGAAGGGGGAGGTCCCCCTGTCCGGGCTCTCGATCATGGGCGCCAC
The nucleotide sequence above comes from bacterium. Encoded proteins:
- the acpS gene encoding holo-ACP synthase, translated to MLGIGSDIVEVARIRLAIERHGDRFLQRCFRPDEIALAARRGAQGAATLASRWAAKEAFVKALGATGPIAYRDIEVVHRDGGPATLRLHGLAAAALRERGGGNVLLSLSHEREIALAVVVLD